CGATATATAGGGGGAACAGGAAATCTAATTGTCCTTCATGGTCTTGGTTTCCATGCTTTGCAGGCATTGCCGTTGTTAGGATGGCTATCCGAGAAGGCTCATATTAAGAAAAGGCATCCGGAATGGCTAATCCATGTTGGGAGTTTAGCTTGGACTATTTCTATTCTGTTGATTAGTATACAAACAGTCATAGGACGTTCTGTTTTTGAATGGACAGCTCTTCCAATCCTTTCTGGCATTATGCTAATTATCTGGTTTTCATCACTTGTTACAGCTGTATTTCATCTGTTTCGGTCAAAGAAGGTGACTCCCGATCTACCAGCGCATAGTGACTAATCATTATTAAAGAAGGCATTGTAAGTAAAGATGTATGTTATATGTAACTAGATCTGTATATCGTATACAGATCTAGTTACATAATATATCTTCATGGAAGTTAGGAAGGCAAAGAACTCTTATAAATAAAGGGTTCTTTGCCTTCCCTTTTTACTTCATTATGCAAGTTCGTATACATTATTGATATAGAAAGCTTTTCTCCCTACTTCAACATAGGAAGAGTGCATAAAAACCTTGTCTTTCAAAACTCCTCCCCTTCATCAAACTTAACGCGCTTCACCCTACCTTGATGCGTAATAATCTTCGTTTCTCCATGTTGAGGCAACTCTGTTAACTTTGCTTTCCCATCACATACAACCACCGCAAAGCTTCCCCTTGGCTTCGTCACATCCACTTCTAATTTCATGGTATTCACATCTATTTTAAGTTCTTGTAATTTCATCAAAGATTCCTCCTATGGTATAATAATAGTAGCCAACAGACTAGGAGGAATCCTGGTCTTTTTTTATTTCTTTACCTCGTAACTAATAGAGAATTTTTCTCTTGCATACTTCACATACAAAGCTTCTAACTCCGACAAAGTTAGCTCATATAGCTGTTCGTTGTACTCTTCCTTGATATATCCTTTGTCAAAAATAAGCTGTTGGATTAATTGTTCTTTTCGTTGTTCAACCGCTCCTTTTAACTGCATTTCCTCACATCCTGTTGCTCCCATTGTTCCATGATTTTCTTTAACCGCTGCCGTTGCAGATACAAATCAATGTTTAGATAATGTTTATCATTCACTCCCTGACTATCACAGTCAGGACAAGTGGTTGTTTCATATATGCCTCCATGATTATGATGAACCACTCCTACTCCCCTACATAGTTGACACATCCTAAATTCCTCCTTCATGCTAAACGGTGATTCAATTGACGGCGATCTCCAACAATCTCAACTAGATACTGCTTACACATTTGATAAATTCGTGATCCCAACGCTTCATCAATATCTAGCAAGTCATCAACTAAGCATTCCGATGAAATGAGGATAGGTTTATGATTAAGGTACCGATAGTTAATGACGGAATAAAGCGTCTTAATTTCAAACTCTGTTGCACTTCGCTTAAACAAGTCATCAATAAACAGTACATCTATGTCTTTCATTCGCTCGACCTTACTCTCTAGGTCTTCTAATCTATCCTTTAACTCATCAAATCCTTCACGATACGGAAAATACAAAACCGGTATTTGTGATTTCATAAGGTTATTAGCAACCGCACTTAACAGATGAGTCTTCCCCGCACCTGGGTTTCCTAGTAATGCAATACTGTTTGTTCGGTCTTCCCTCAGTCGGTGAAAGGATTTAAAATACAGTACGGCTTTCTTAAACGCATCCTGAATCGGTGCAGGCTTCCCTTCTATGGTGAAGTTATTGAACCCTAATTTTCTAAACTCCTCTGTGATGTGAGAGTTACGAAACAAACGCATAATATTCTTTCTCTTATAGCACTCACACCGTCTCGCTTGTTCCACAACTTGCTCTACGTTTTTATAAAACAATCCAGTCTTTACTTTCTCCCACACAAAACCTGTATCCTTACATATCGCACATTCATAAGAGGTCTCCGATGTCGAGGTCAATGTCGTTCCGGTCTGGGGTTGGTTTATAGAATTCGCTTGTCGTTCGTTTGTCTTTTGGCGAAGATCGTGGAGCACTTCTTCCATACTTTTGAACCGTTTGTTGGCTTGAAGCATTCCGTTGTTCCCTCCTTCTTTTCTTCTCTAGAGCCTGAACGTCTTCTATCGTTTGAACATTTTGGGCGTACCAATCTATTAGAACCCGCTCAATATACTTCCAGTTTCGAATATTTCGTTCTACGGCTATCTTCATAGCCGCAATGATGACCTCATGGTTCCCATTAAAGTCACTAACCCACTTAGTAATATGTTCAGCAATCATCGGGGCTAGAATCCCGATTTGTTGCTGGTAGAACTCATGAGCACTTGTTCGTTTAGAACAGGATTCTACTTGCTCTGTTTTTGATTGAACTTCTTTTGGTTTTTGATATGTTGTTAGCTTTTGATAGTCGTCATAACGATTGACCGTAATTAAAATACCTTTATTTTGTTTCAAGGTCTCTTTTTGAATGAGTCCTTGCTGTTCTAATCGCTTAATCGAGTTGCTTATCACATTGACTGTAACTCTTAAGTCCTTGGCTAACTCCTTAATGACATAACGTTGCTGTCCTCGCTCACAATAGTCGGTTGTAGCAAAATTCGCCTCATCAACAAATAGTCCATATAAAGCTTTATCAAATCGGTTTGAGAAAGATAGACGGGGCTTGATGACGTACCCCGTTGTGAAATTGTTCATGCCCCGCATCTCCTTCCATCATTTCTTCCTACATACAGCGTGATATTTTTCTATCCTTACAAGTTCATAGTCTGGATGGTATTTTGATAAAAACTCTTTGATGTACTGCTCATATTGTTCTGTATTGGAAGACATCCACTTGTAACAATGAGGAAAGGATATCTTGTATTCCATTACTTAAATGGCAACTCCTCGTCTTGAATTTCAACGCCATCAAATACACTTGGTTTCTCTGGCTTAGAAGGCTTCGTTTCCTCTTCGAACTGTTCATCTTCCACTTGATACTCGGCATCAATGAAAGCATCTCCAAACTGTCCTTCTTTAACCTTGCTGACCGAGTTATCCTGGTTTAGCCCTTCCATTACCGTTCTCGCTTCCTGTTGCTCAATGGAGATAGGCGCTGTTTTCAGCAATTTAATCAAAACCGTTTTCTTTGCCATCTCTGTGAAGTGGTCTTTCCATGGGCCGAATACGGTTCCGTTCTTTTTACTTTTGGTAAAACGATCTCGGTGACGCTCTACTTGTTTTCGACTCATCACAATAAAGTCATACGCTCCATCTTTCAGCTTGTACACGGCATAGAAATGAGTGATTTTATCTCCATCTTCTTCACCCGTTGGCTTATGTTTTAAATCTTTTTCTAGACCGTAACTGTATTCGAACTCGTCTCCCTCATAAACTTCATGCGCATAAACGCTGGTAATTTCACCTGTTCGTCTCGCTAAATCGATGAGCCCTCGATACCCTAATTGAAATTGGGCTTCCATGCGATTGGTCTTGTTATTCTTGAAAGGTACAATATACGCATGACCAAGAAGGTTTGGTTCAACTCCCAGAATCGAACAATTTACAACCGCTCCTACAATTGTTTCGGGTGTGCATTCCATTAACTTGGGGTTACGACTAACAGCGTTCAATCCGATACGTACAAGCCGTTCAGGTGTCACGTGCTTAGGAGCAATGGATTTAATCGCTTTAAACTGGTCTTTGAACATATCGCTAAGTTGTCCTTGAAAACTATTCGGTTGTTTCGCCATACTATTGTTCTTCTTGGCTAATTGACTTTTTACAGATTGATTCGTTGCCATTTATAAATCCCCCTTACTTAAAACTGAATCTACGGTATGAATCGATTTTAGTGTATTTCTTTAATAACTCTGGATAGTCTTTCTCAAACGCTCTTTTATCAAAACGGTTGGTTTGAACGTTGCGCCATGTAACCACATGCTCCTTGGTCACGCCACGTTCATATTCACCGAGCAGGGCTTTTATTTGATTTTCGATTTTTTTCACTTTGCTTATAGCTTCCGCTTTTGCTTGTTTAGC
This sequence is a window from Priestia filamentosa. Protein-coding genes within it:
- a CDS encoding XtrA/YqaO family protein, with amino-acid sequence MKLQELKIDVNTMKLEVDVTKPRGSFAVVVCDGKAKLTELPQHGETKIITHQGRVKRVKFDEGEEF
- the fbpA gene encoding Fur-regulated basic protein FbpA; this translates as MQLKGAVEQRKEQLIQQLIFDKGYIKEEYNEQLYELTLSELEALYVKYAREKFSISYEVKK
- a CDS encoding ATP-binding protein, which produces MEEVLHDLRQKTNERQANSINQPQTGTTLTSTSETSYECAICKDTGFVWEKVKTGLFYKNVEQVVEQARRCECYKRKNIMRLFRNSHITEEFRKLGFNNFTIEGKPAPIQDAFKKAVLYFKSFHRLREDRTNSIALLGNPGAGKTHLLSAVANNLMKSQIPVLYFPYREGFDELKDRLEDLESKVERMKDIDVLFIDDLFKRSATEFEIKTLYSVINYRYLNHKPILISSECLVDDLLDIDEALGSRIYQMCKQYLVEIVGDRRQLNHRLA
- a CDS encoding DnaD domain-containing protein, which produces MNNFTTGYVIKPRLSFSNRFDKALYGLFVDEANFATTDYCERGQQRYVIKELAKDLRVTVNVISNSIKRLEQQGLIQKETLKQNKGILITVNRYDDYQKLTTYQKPKEVQSKTEQVESCSKRTSAHEFYQQQIGILAPMIAEHITKWVSDFNGNHEVIIAAMKIAVERNIRNWKYIERVLIDWYAQNVQTIEDVQALEKKRRREQRNASSQQTVQKYGRSAPRSSPKDKRTTSEFYKPTPDRNDIDLDIGDLL
- a CDS encoding recombinase RecT, with translation MATNQSVKSQLAKKNNSMAKQPNSFQGQLSDMFKDQFKAIKSIAPKHVTPERLVRIGLNAVSRNPKLMECTPETIVGAVVNCSILGVEPNLLGHAYIVPFKNNKTNRMEAQFQLGYRGLIDLARRTGEITSVYAHEVYEGDEFEYSYGLEKDLKHKPTGEEDGDKITHFYAVYKLKDGAYDFIVMSRKQVERHRDRFTKSKKNGTVFGPWKDHFTEMAKKTVLIKLLKTAPISIEQQEARTVMEGLNQDNSVSKVKEGQFGDAFIDAEYQVEDEQFEEETKPSKPEKPSVFDGVEIQDEELPFK